From one Formosa sediminum genomic stretch:
- the trpC gene encoding indole-3-glycerol phosphate synthase TrpC encodes MNILDKIVADKRTEVALRKSLIPVKQLEQSILFTRPTNSLASALQVSTSGIIAEHKRRSPSKSVINHNLNVFDVAKGYEDAGVCGMSVLTDGKYFGGSLDDLLTARASSNLPLLRKEFIIDTYQIIEAKAYGADVILLIAAILTREEIKTFSELAKSLNLDVLLEVHNEEELHKSIMPSLDMLGVNNRNLKTFEVSLDISKTLSTLIPADFVKVSESGISAIEAIKTLQPYGYKGFLIGENFMKTDNAGASATQFINALNA; translated from the coding sequence ATGAATATTTTAGATAAAATTGTAGCCGATAAACGTACAGAGGTAGCTTTAAGAAAATCACTTATTCCTGTAAAGCAATTAGAGCAATCTATATTATTTACAAGACCCACAAATTCTTTAGCATCGGCATTACAGGTTAGTACAAGCGGAATCATTGCAGAACACAAACGCCGTTCGCCATCAAAGTCTGTTATCAATCATAATTTAAACGTTTTTGATGTCGCCAAAGGTTACGAAGATGCGGGTGTTTGCGGCATGTCGGTACTTACCGATGGCAAATATTTTGGTGGTAGTTTAGACGATTTATTAACGGCTCGTGCAAGCAGCAATTTGCCTTTATTACGTAAGGAATTTATTATAGATACCTACCAAATTATTGAAGCTAAAGCCTACGGTGCAGACGTAATCTTACTAATCGCAGCCATTTTAACACGTGAGGAAATTAAAACCTTTTCAGAACTAGCAAAAAGCTTAAATTTAGATGTGCTATTAGAAGTACATAATGAAGAAGAATTACATAAATCGATAATGCCAAGTCTAGACATGCTTGGTGTTAATAACAGAAATTTAAAAACCTTTGAAGTCTCTTTAGACATCAGTAAAACATTAAGCACTTTAATCCCAGCCGATTTTGTAAAGGTTTCAGAAAGTGGAATAAGTGCTATAGAAGCGATTAAAACACTGCAACCCTATGGCTACAAAGGGTTTTTAATTGGTGAAAACTTTATGAAAACAGATAATGCCGGAGCCAGTGCAACGCAATTTATTAATGCCTTAAATGCCTAG
- a CDS encoding MarR family winged helix-turn-helix transcriptional regulator, whose amino-acid sequence MKQLEDIIKASAPIPLQKKTVLNIAYSNIWLKAHLVSIFKTFDISNEQFNVLRILRGKKAAPTNLQDIQDRMINKMSNTTRLVDKLILKGLVERYTCKKNRRKVDIYITPDGLKLLTAIDPIIEKAEHDLTSNLNEAELKQLNVLLTKLRS is encoded by the coding sequence ATGAAACAATTAGAAGACATAATAAAAGCAAGCGCTCCGATTCCGTTGCAAAAAAAAACGGTTTTAAATATCGCGTATTCAAATATTTGGTTGAAAGCGCATCTTGTTTCTATTTTTAAAACTTTCGACATTTCTAATGAACAATTCAACGTTTTACGAATTTTAAGAGGAAAAAAGGCAGCGCCCACCAACTTACAAGACATACAGGATCGCATGATTAACAAAATGAGTAATACGACGCGACTGGTAGATAAACTTATATTAAAAGGACTGGTAGAACGCTATACTTGTAAAAAAAACAGAAGAAAAGTAGACATTTATATTACTCCTGATGGGTTAAAATTATTAACTGCTATTGATCCTATTATAGAAAAAGCGGAACACGATCTTACATCAAATCTTAATGAAGCCGAGTTAAAACAACTAAATGTCCTGCTTACTAAATTAAGGTCATAA
- a CDS encoding TetR/AcrR family transcriptional regulator has product MTFNDKQIKILETAERLFAEHGFDGTSVRHISKDAEINIAMISYYFGSKEKLLESLLLYRISGFGLELENIIKGDLSYIEKVDAFVDMLVKRIHKNRRIHKIVNFEYSNQFRQINFEGYEQNKKENFNTIANFVKNGQEAGEFNPNINVQMIIPTILGTYFHFYYNKQFYTSLLNINSNSDVDQYVEHQLIPHIKQIIKALLTYEK; this is encoded by the coding sequence ATGACTTTTAACGATAAACAGATTAAAATTCTAGAAACCGCAGAGCGATTATTTGCAGAACACGGTTTTGATGGGACTAGTGTTAGGCATATTTCTAAAGATGCCGAAATTAATATAGCTATGATTTCGTATTATTTCGGATCTAAAGAAAAGTTACTAGAATCACTTTTATTATATAGAATCTCTGGGTTTGGACTAGAATTAGAAAACATAATAAAAGGAGATCTAAGTTATATTGAAAAAGTTGATGCCTTTGTAGACATGTTAGTAAAACGTATTCATAAAAACAGACGCATTCATAAAATTGTAAATTTTGAATATTCAAATCAGTTCCGCCAAATAAACTTTGAAGGCTATGAGCAGAATAAAAAAGAGAATTTTAATACCATAGCTAACTTTGTAAAAAACGGTCAAGAAGCAGGAGAATTCAATCCTAATATTAATGTACAAATGATTATACCAACTATACTCGGTACCTATTTTCATTTTTACTACAATAAACAATTTTACACTAGCCTATTAAATATTAATAGTAATTCAGATGTAGATCAATACGTAGAACACCAATTAATACCTCACATAAAACAAATTATAAAAGCGTTATTAACTTATGAAAAGTAA
- a CDS encoding YceI family protein, with translation MKHTLKTALVLIIAIAFASFTTLKDKKVNVKDSTITWTGHKVTGQHDGTITLKEGTLAFNGNTLVDGAFVMDMTTINTTDLKGNSKTKLDGHLKDDDFFGVNKFPTATLDFTKVEGQGPNYTVTGDLTIKGVTKPITFNMNVVEGTATAAFKIDRTKYGIKYGSSSFFDDLQDKAIYNEFDINATLKF, from the coding sequence ATGAAACACACCCTTAAAACAGCTTTGGTATTAATAATTGCCATTGCATTCGCATCTTTCACTACTTTAAAAGACAAAAAAGTAAATGTTAAAGACAGTACAATTACTTGGACAGGTCACAAAGTTACCGGACAACATGACGGTACCATAACACTTAAAGAAGGGACATTAGCATTTAATGGCAACACTTTAGTAGATGGTGCTTTTGTTATGGATATGACCACTATTAACACCACAGATTTAAAAGGCAACTCTAAAACAAAATTAGATGGGCATTTAAAGGATGATGATTTTTTTGGCGTAAACAAATTTCCTACTGCTACTTTAGACTTTACTAAAGTTGAAGGCCAAGGTCCAAACTATACTGTCACTGGAGATCTAACTATTAAAGGTGTTACAAAACCAATTACTTTTAATATGAATGTGGTTGAAGGTACTGCTACAGCAGCTTTTAAAATAGATAGAACGAAATACGGCATTAAATATGGATCTTCTAGTTTCTTTGACGATTTACAAGACAAGGCCATTTATAACGAATTCGATATTAATGCAACTTTAAAATTCTAA
- a CDS encoding tRNA (cytidine(34)-2'-O)-methyltransferase, with product MPLNIVLIEPEIPNNTGNIGRLSLASGSNLHLVKPFGFEIDDKRLKRAGLDYWQHLNITYYESADEFFKINADKKMAFLSSHGEKSHWDIAFEDDMFLVFGKESVGLPKDLLETQKNALFKIPLYSKHIRSLNLANAVSIVIYEGLKKLR from the coding sequence ATGCCTTTAAATATTGTTCTAATCGAACCTGAAATACCAAATAATACGGGTAATATTGGTCGGTTAAGTTTAGCTTCTGGCTCTAACTTGCATTTAGTAAAACCTTTTGGATTTGAAATAGACGATAAACGTTTAAAACGTGCTGGCTTAGATTATTGGCAACATTTAAACATAACCTATTATGAGTCTGCAGACGAATTCTTCAAAATAAACGCAGACAAAAAAATGGCTTTTTTATCGAGTCATGGCGAAAAATCGCATTGGGATATTGCCTTCGAAGACGATATGTTTCTCGTCTTCGGAAAAGAATCTGTAGGACTCCCGAAAGACCTTTTAGAAACACAGAAAAATGCGTTGTTTAAAATTCCGCTTTACAGCAAACATATTCGGAGTTTAAACCTTGCAAACGCCGTAAGTATTGTGATTTACGAAGGTTTAAAAAAACTACGATAG
- a CDS encoding carbon-nitrogen hydrolase family protein — MEDIENIELAYLSLDDYQELKVAMIESYSSMPDSYWREHQIETLIKQFPEGQVVIKINNQIAGCALSIIVDYSKLDVAHTYKDITGDYTFNTHNKNGDVIYGVEVFVKPEFRGLRLGRRLYDYRKELCERLNLRGLAFGGRIPNYHKYSSELTPKQYIDKVKRKEIHDPVLNFQISNDFHPTRVLKNYLEGDANSEDYAVLLEWDNIYYEKKEIKAATTKKVVRLGLIQWQMRPYNDLDELMQQAEYFIDAVSGYRSDFALFPEFFNAPLMADDNHLSEPDAIRNLAEHTATIVQRFSKLAISYNINIITGSMPEIADNNRLYNVGYLCRRDGTTERYEKLHVTPDEAKVWGMEGGNKLQAFDTDCGKIGILICYDSEFPELSRLLADEGMDILFVPFLTDTQNGYSRVRHCAQARAIENECYVAIAGSVGNLPKVHNMDIQFAQSMVFTPCDFAFPANGIKAEATPNTEMILIADVDIDLLRNLNQFGSVKNLKDRRKDIFELRKK, encoded by the coding sequence ATGGAAGACATAGAAAACATTGAATTAGCGTATTTAAGTCTCGACGATTACCAAGAGCTTAAAGTTGCCATGATTGAATCTTACAGTAGTATGCCAGATTCATATTGGAGAGAACATCAAATTGAAACCTTAATAAAACAATTTCCAGAAGGGCAAGTTGTTATAAAAATAAATAATCAAATTGCTGGATGTGCACTTTCTATTATTGTAGATTATAGCAAGTTAGATGTTGCCCACACCTATAAAGATATTACAGGCGATTACACCTTTAATACACACAATAAAAATGGCGATGTTATTTATGGCGTAGAAGTATTTGTGAAACCAGAATTTAGAGGGTTACGTCTAGGCAGACGTTTATACGACTACAGAAAAGAACTATGCGAACGTCTTAATTTAAGAGGTTTAGCATTTGGTGGTCGCATTCCAAACTACCATAAATATTCTAGCGAGTTAACGCCTAAGCAGTATATAGATAAAGTAAAACGTAAAGAAATACACGACCCTGTTTTAAACTTTCAAATTTCTAACGACTTCCACCCTACTCGTGTTTTAAAAAACTATTTAGAAGGCGATGCTAATTCTGAAGATTATGCCGTTTTATTAGAATGGGATAATATTTATTACGAAAAGAAAGAAATTAAGGCTGCAACCACAAAAAAAGTAGTTCGACTAGGTTTAATACAATGGCAAATGCGTCCGTATAACGATTTAGATGAATTGATGCAACAAGCCGAATATTTTATAGATGCGGTGTCTGGCTACAGAAGTGATTTTGCATTGTTCCCTGAGTTTTTTAATGCACCATTAATGGCAGACGATAACCATTTATCTGAACCCGATGCGATTAGAAATTTAGCCGAACATACAGCTACAATTGTACAACGTTTTTCTAAACTTGCCATTTCCTATAATATCAATATTATAACGGGAAGTATGCCCGAAATAGCAGATAATAACAGATTATATAATGTTGGATATTTATGCCGAAGAGATGGAACTACAGAACGTTACGAAAAACTTCATGTGACACCAGATGAAGCTAAAGTTTGGGGTATGGAAGGCGGAAACAAATTACAAGCTTTCGATACAGACTGTGGTAAAATAGGCATTCTAATTTGTTACGATTCTGAATTCCCTGAACTAAGCCGTTTATTAGCAGACGAAGGCATGGACATTCTTTTTGTGCCCTTTTTAACCGATACCCAAAACGGGTATTCTCGCGTTAGACATTGTGCTCAAGCACGTGCTATAGAAAATGAATGTTATGTAGCCATAGCTGGTAGCGTAGGAAACCTTCCTAAAGTACATAACATGGATATACAATTTGCGCAATCTATGGTGTTTACACCCTGCGATTTTGCATTCCCAGCAAATGGTATTAAAGCTGAAGCTACACCAAATACCGAAATGATTTTAATTGCCGATGTAGATATAGATTTACTTAGAAACCTAAATCAATTTGGTAGTGTTAAAAACCTTAAAGATAGACGTAAAGATATTTTTGAATTGAGAAAAAAATAA
- the trpB gene encoding tryptophan synthase subunit beta: protein MSYNVNENGYYGEFGGAYIPEMLYPNVEELRQNYLKIMAEPSFKEEFDQLLKDYVGRPSPLYFAKRLSEKYNTKIYLKREDLNHTGAHKINNTIGQILMAKRLGKKRIIAETGAGQHGVATATVCALMGLECIVYMGEIDIARQAPNVARMKMLGATVVPALSGSRTLKDATNEAIRDWINNPVDTHYIIGSVVGPHPYPDMVARFQSVVSQEIEWQLQEKEGRTKPDHVIACVGGGSNAAGAFYQYLDETDVNLIAVEAAGLGVDSGESAATSALGKEGIIHGSKTLLMQTDDGQITEPYSISAGLDYPGVGPMHAHLFASGRGEFISITDDEAMKAGMELCKLEGIIPAIESSHALAVFKTRTFKPEDVVVLSLSGRGDKDLQNYIDYFKI from the coding sequence ATGAGTTACAATGTAAATGAGAATGGATATTATGGCGAATTTGGTGGTGCATATATCCCAGAAATGTTATATCCAAACGTCGAGGAGTTACGCCAAAACTATTTAAAAATTATGGCAGAACCTTCTTTTAAAGAAGAGTTCGACCAATTATTAAAAGATTATGTTGGACGCCCATCTCCGTTATATTTTGCCAAGCGATTAAGCGAAAAATACAACACAAAAATCTATCTTAAACGCGAAGATTTAAACCATACTGGTGCTCATAAAATCAATAATACTATAGGCCAAATTTTAATGGCAAAACGCTTAGGCAAAAAACGTATTATTGCTGAAACTGGCGCCGGACAACACGGGGTAGCAACCGCCACGGTATGTGCGCTTATGGGCTTAGAATGCATAGTGTATATGGGCGAAATAGACATTGCACGCCAGGCTCCAAATGTGGCACGTATGAAAATGTTAGGCGCAACGGTTGTGCCTGCGTTATCGGGCAGTCGTACATTAAAAGATGCTACCAATGAAGCTATTCGCGATTGGATTAACAATCCTGTAGATACACACTATATTATTGGTAGTGTGGTAGGTCCACATCCTTACCCAGACATGGTAGCCCGTTTTCAATCTGTAGTCTCTCAAGAAATTGAGTGGCAATTACAAGAGAAAGAAGGCCGTACTAAACCAGACCACGTTATTGCATGTGTAGGTGGTGGTAGTAATGCTGCTGGTGCTTTTTATCAGTATTTAGATGAAACAGATGTTAATTTAATCGCTGTTGAAGCTGCTGGTTTAGGCGTAGATTCTGGCGAAAGTGCAGCAACCTCAGCCTTAGGAAAAGAAGGTATCATTCACGGTAGTAAAACCTTATTAATGCAAACAGACGACGGACAAATTACTGAGCCTTATTCTATCTCGGCAGGTCTTGATTATCCTGGCGTAGGTCCTATGCATGCGCATTTATTTGCTTCTGGTCGTGGCGAATTTATTTCAATTACAGATGATGAAGCGATGAAAGCAGGTATGGAATTATGTAAATTAGAAGGTATTATTCCTGCTATTGAAAGTTCACACGCTTTAGCGGTGTTTAAAACCAGAACATTTAAACCTGAAGATGTAGTGGTGTTAAGCTTATCTGGTCGTGGTGATAAGGATTTACAGAATTACATTGACTATTTTAAGATTTAG
- a CDS encoding rhodanese-like domain-containing protein, with protein sequence MADLTQEEWVEQLASDSNAVILDVRTDDEVDQGFIPNSKHIDFYLGQEFVNQVDELDKSKNYYVYCRSGARSGKACEIMDQLGIENAYNLLGGFNEWTGEVAER encoded by the coding sequence ATGGCAGATTTAACACAAGAAGAATGGGTAGAACAATTAGCTAGCGATAGTAATGCTGTGATCTTAGATGTACGAACAGATGATGAAGTAGATCAGGGATTTATACCAAATTCTAAGCACATAGATTTTTATTTAGGTCAGGAATTTGTTAACCAAGTTGATGAATTAGATAAATCTAAAAATTATTATGTGTATTGTCGTTCTGGAGCAAGAAGTGGTAAAGCTTGCGAAATTATGGATCAATTAGGCATTGAAAATGCATACAATTTATTAGGCGGTTTTAATGAATGGACCGGTGAGGTTGCAGAGAGGTAA
- the trpD gene encoding anthranilate phosphoribosyltransferase has product MKQILNRLINHEHISKEEAKRVLVNISKGDYNQSQIASFLTVYMMRSITTDELEGFRDALLELCLAVDLSGYNTIDLCGTGGDGKNTFNISTLASFITAGAGVHVTKHGNYGVSSISGSSNVMEHLGIKFTNDAGFLENCLEKAGICVLHAPLFHPAMKNVAPIRRELGVKTFFNMLGPMVNPAFPKNQLVGVFNLELARLYGYLYQNTNKNFTILHALDGYDEISLTSDTKVISNHSETLLSPEDFGLQKIKQSEIFGGDTIQEAANIFMSILEGNGTAAQNNAVCANAAMAIKTVKNTSLTDSFAAAKEALQSGEALKRFKTLVDLSA; this is encoded by the coding sequence ATGAAACAAATACTTAACAGACTTATTAATCACGAACACATCTCTAAAGAAGAAGCAAAACGTGTATTGGTAAACATCTCTAAAGGCGATTATAATCAGAGTCAGATTGCTTCATTTTTAACGGTGTATATGATGCGTAGCATTACAACAGATGAATTAGAGGGGTTTAGAGATGCGCTTTTAGAATTGTGCTTGGCAGTAGATTTATCTGGATATAACACTATAGATTTATGCGGAACTGGTGGTGACGGAAAAAACACTTTCAACATTTCAACTTTAGCCTCTTTCATTACGGCTGGTGCTGGCGTACATGTTACAAAACACGGAAATTATGGCGTATCTTCTATTTCGGGTTCTAGTAACGTCATGGAGCATTTGGGTATAAAATTCACCAATGATGCAGGCTTCTTAGAAAACTGTTTAGAAAAAGCTGGAATTTGTGTATTGCACGCTCCCCTATTTCACCCAGCAATGAAAAACGTTGCGCCTATTCGTAGAGAATTGGGTGTAAAAACATTTTTTAATATGTTAGGTCCCATGGTAAACCCTGCGTTTCCAAAAAATCAATTGGTTGGTGTTTTTAATCTAGAACTAGCAAGATTATATGGATATTTATATCAAAATACCAATAAAAACTTTACCATTTTACACGCTCTTGATGGATATGATGAAATTTCATTAACAAGCGACACTAAAGTTATTTCTAATCATTCTGAAACTTTATTATCTCCAGAAGATTTTGGGTTACAAAAAATTAAACAATCCGAAATTTTTGGTGGAGACACCATTCAAGAGGCCGCCAATATATTTATGTCTATATTAGAAGGCAATGGTACTGCAGCTCAAAACAATGCGGTTTGTGCAAATGCTGCCATGGCTATTAAAACGGTAAAAAACACCTCGTTAACAGATAGTTTTGCTGCAGCTAAAGAAGCTTTACAATCTGGTGAAGCTTTAAAACGATTCAAAACATTAGTAGATTTAAGTGCATAA
- a CDS encoding anthranilate synthase component I family protein, whose protein sequence is MKQFKLTTHYQKILADTITPVSIYLKIRDRFPNSILLESSDYHANNNSFSYICCNPIASIKVQNETITQEFPNGEISTVNIEERSMVTEEIHNFSQRFKTDEIEEFKFINNGIFGYLGYDAVRYFEDIDISKKEEVSGIPDIYYAVYQNIIAINHFNNEAYIFAHCYDAENNIDDIQQLIKSNQFATYQFTPEDDITSNLTDEEYKKNVVLAKQHCARGDVFQLVLSKKFSQEFKGDEFNVYRALRSINPSPYLFYFDYGTFKIFGSSPEAQLVVKDGNAEIHPIAGTFKRTGNDEKDAELAKKLAKDDKENAEHVMLVDLARNDLSRHGSQVTVDTYREVQFFSHVIHLVSKVVGKKHANTITMQVVADTFPAGTLSGAPKHKAMQLIEKYEKTSREFYGGAIGFMDFNGNFNHAIMIRTFLSKDHKLHWQAGAGIVSKSKPEDELQEVYNKLGALTKAIDLAKNI, encoded by the coding sequence ATGAAGCAATTTAAACTTACAACGCATTACCAAAAAATATTAGCCGATACCATTACACCGGTTAGTATCTATTTAAAAATTAGAGACCGTTTTCCAAATAGTATCTTACTAGAAAGTAGCGATTACCACGCTAATAATAACAGCTTCTCTTATATTTGTTGCAATCCCATTGCGTCTATAAAAGTGCAAAATGAAACCATTACTCAGGAATTTCCTAATGGAGAAATTAGCACCGTAAACATAGAAGAACGCAGTATGGTGACCGAAGAAATTCACAACTTTAGTCAGCGTTTTAAAACCGACGAGATTGAAGAGTTTAAATTTATTAATAATGGAATTTTTGGATACCTTGGATATGATGCTGTACGCTATTTTGAAGATATAGATATCTCTAAAAAAGAAGAAGTTTCAGGTATTCCAGACATATATTATGCGGTATATCAAAACATCATTGCTATCAATCATTTTAATAATGAAGCCTATATTTTTGCACATTGCTATGATGCAGAAAACAATATAGACGATATTCAGCAACTCATTAAATCCAATCAATTCGCCACATATCAATTTACACCCGAAGACGATATTACTTCAAACTTAACCGATGAAGAATACAAAAAAAATGTCGTTTTAGCCAAACAACATTGTGCCAGAGGCGATGTCTTTCAATTGGTGTTATCTAAAAAATTCTCTCAAGAATTTAAAGGCGACGAGTTTAATGTGTATCGCGCCTTAAGAAGTATTAACCCATCGCCTTACCTCTTTTATTTTGATTATGGTACCTTTAAAATCTTCGGAAGTTCGCCAGAAGCACAATTGGTAGTGAAAGATGGTAATGCAGAAATTCACCCAATTGCCGGAACTTTTAAACGTACTGGTAATGACGAAAAAGATGCTGAGCTTGCTAAAAAATTAGCGAAAGATGATAAAGAAAATGCCGAACACGTTATGCTAGTAGATTTGGCTAGAAACGATTTAAGCAGACACGGAAGCCAAGTTACAGTAGACACCTATCGCGAAGTGCAATTTTTCTCGCATGTTATTCATTTGGTAAGTAAAGTAGTTGGTAAAAAACATGCCAATACCATTACCATGCAAGTGGTTGCCGATACATTTCCTGCCGGAACATTAAGCGGAGCACCAAAACACAAAGCCATGCAACTGATTGAAAAATACGAAAAAACAAGTCGTGAGTTTTACGGTGGAGCTATTGGATTTATGGATTTTAACGGTAATTTTAATCATGCGATAATGATTAGAACGTTCCTTAGTAAAGACCATAAATTACATTGGCAAGCTGGCGCAGGAATCGTATCTAAATCGAAACCAGAAGACGAGTTACAAGAAGTATACAACAAACTAGGAGCCTTAACCAAAGCTATAGATTTAGCTAAAAATATTTAA
- a CDS encoding anthranilate synthase component II, with the protein MKQILVIDNYDSFTYNLVHYLEDLGCQVTVKRNDKLTLEDVAAFDKIVLSPGPGIPDEAGLLKDIIKTYAPTKSILGVCLGQQAIGEVFGGTIENLDNVYHGVATAVTLCVDDEYLFNGFEKTFPVGRYHSWVVSNNLPDVLEATSFDENGQIMSLRHKTYDVRGVQYHPESVLTPNGKQMLKNWINS; encoded by the coding sequence ATGAAACAGATATTAGTTATAGATAATTACGATAGTTTTACGTACAATTTAGTACACTATTTAGAAGATTTGGGCTGCCAAGTAACCGTAAAACGAAATGATAAACTAACGTTAGAAGACGTTGCAGCCTTCGATAAAATTGTGTTATCTCCCGGTCCTGGAATTCCAGATGAAGCCGGTTTATTAAAAGACATTATAAAGACCTATGCTCCAACAAAAAGTATTTTGGGCGTATGCCTTGGTCAACAAGCAATAGGTGAAGTTTTTGGCGGCACAATAGAAAACTTAGATAACGTTTATCACGGTGTTGCTACAGCGGTAACCTTATGCGTAGATGACGAATATTTATTTAACGGTTTCGAAAAAACATTCCCCGTTGGGCGTTACCATTCTTGGGTAGTCTCTAACAACTTACCAGATGTGTTAGAAGCTACTTCTTTTGATGAAAATGGTCAAATTATGTCATTACGACACAAAACATACGATGTGCGCGGGGTACAATATCATCCGGAATCGGTGTTAACACCTAACGGAAAACAAATGCTTAAAAACTGGATAAATAGTTAA
- the trpA gene encoding tryptophan synthase subunit alpha, which yields MNRINQKLQEDKKLLSIYFTAGYPSLNDTVSIIEDLEKNGVDMIEIGLPFSDPLADGPTIQASSTQALKNGMTTAKLFEQLKDIRKTVSIPLVIMGYFNPMLQYGVEAFCKKCQDIGIDGLIIPDLPVNEYKNHYQATFEKYGLVNVFLITPQTSNERIAFIDEISNGFIYMVSSASVTGSQSGFGEEQTKYFKRIADMNLKTPQIIGFGINNEETFNQATTYTKGAIIGSAFIKYISKHGINNIGAFTSKIKPQL from the coding sequence ATGAACAGAATAAACCAAAAACTCCAAGAAGACAAAAAATTATTGTCCATATATTTTACTGCAGGTTATCCAAGCCTAAACGATACGGTTAGCATTATAGAAGATCTTGAAAAAAACGGGGTTGATATGATTGAAATTGGATTACCTTTTAGCGACCCTTTAGCCGATGGTCCAACCATTCAGGCCAGTTCTACACAAGCTTTGAAAAACGGCATGACAACGGCAAAGTTATTTGAGCAACTCAAAGACATTAGAAAAACGGTGTCTATTCCTCTAGTAATTATGGGGTATTTTAACCCGATGCTGCAATACGGTGTTGAAGCATTTTGTAAAAAATGTCAAGACATCGGTATCGACGGTTTAATTATACCTGATTTACCTGTTAATGAATATAAAAATCATTACCAAGCTACTTTTGAAAAATACGGATTAGTAAACGTGTTTTTAATTACGCCACAAACTTCTAACGAACGTATTGCTTTTATAGACGAAATTTCTAACGGATTTATTTATATGGTAAGTAGTGCTAGTGTTACAGGTAGCCAGTCTGGATTTGGTGAAGAGCAAACCAAATATTTTAAACGTATAGCCGATATGAACTTAAAAACACCTCAAATTATCGGCTTTGGTATTAACAATGAAGAAACCTTTAATCAGGCAACAACATATACAAAAGGAGCTATTATTGGTAGTGCTTTTATTAAGTATATTTCAAAACATGGTATTAATAACATAGGAGCTTTTACGTCTAAGATCAAACCTCAACTTTAG
- a CDS encoding TlpA disulfide reductase family protein, giving the protein MKKLLLILIVLWCFACKRHDENKTISKDVIEVESVEQTRDLTVYNFETLAPLLELKDDKVHVINFWATWCAPCVKELPHFEKLKSVYASKGVDLLLVSLDSPNVYETKLKPFLIKHNIKSRVIALNDVQSNIWIPKIEASWSGSIPVTIIYNKDSRKFYDSPFTYQDLERELKTFLN; this is encoded by the coding sequence ATGAAAAAGTTGTTACTTATATTAATAGTCTTGTGGTGTTTTGCTTGTAAGAGACACGATGAAAATAAAACAATATCTAAAGATGTAATAGAGGTTGAATCTGTGGAACAAACTAGGGATTTGACTGTTTATAATTTTGAAACGTTAGCGCCTTTATTAGAATTAAAAGATGATAAAGTACACGTTATTAATTTTTGGGCGACTTGGTGTGCACCTTGTGTAAAGGAATTACCTCATTTTGAAAAATTGAAATCTGTATATGCTTCAAAAGGAGTAGATTTGCTGTTAGTGAGTCTAGATTCACCAAACGTTTACGAAACTAAACTAAAACCATTTTTAATAAAACACAATATTAAGTCTCGAGTAATAGCTCTAAACGATGTACAATCTAATATTTGGATTCCTAAAATTGAGGCTTCTTGGTCTGGTTCGATTCCCGTAACGATAATTTATAATAAAGATTCACGAAAGTTTTATGATTCTCCATTTACTTATCAAGATTTAGAAAGAGAATTAAAAACATTTTTAAATTAA